The nucleotide window AGGAATTTCCTTTTGTCAGATTTTCTTTTGTGAGAATCATCACATTTAAATCCTTCGTTAACTTATTGGCCAATTGCAGTGCGGCAATGCCGCTGCCAATAATAATCACATCATATTGTTTCATAGATTGATAGCCTCCTGGATTAACAGGTGTCTTGACATCTATATTTACACAGTTTTACACTATTGACAAGAACTTTTATTCTTTGAAACTAATACAGGAAAGCAAAAGGGGCAAAGCAGTTCACGTGTTGTCAGCTTGTGACCGTATAGCTGAGGATACCGCTTTTTCGGGCACATGTTCCAGCTTCTTGTGACCGTAATGCCGAGGATTTTTCTTTTTCGGGCACATGTTCCAGCTTCTTGTGACCATAATGCCGGGGATTTCTCTTTTTCGGGCACATGTTCCGGCTTCTTGTTACCGAAATGCCGGGGATTTTTCCTTTTCGGGCACATGTTCCGGCTTTTTGTGACCGAAATGCCGGGGATTTTTTTTTGGGGGCACATGTTTCACTTTCCTGGAAACAGACCCTGGGAATGATCATTAAAACAAATCGGAGGAGCGAACCTATGAAATATTTCGATTATGCTGCTACATGCCCGCTTGACCGGGATGCTGCAGATATTTTTATCAAAGCATCGGCAGAGTACTTTGGAAACAGCCAGAGTCTTCACGAAGCGGGCTCTGCAGCGGCTAATCTCCTTGAGAGCTGCAGACAGGAATTTGCCAGGTTGCTTGATGTCGAAGAAGCAGGGATATATTTTACAAGCGGAGGGTCTGAAGGGAATTTTCTTGGGATTATGGCGCTTCTCTCTGCAAAAAGAAAAAACGGCCGCCACATTATTACCGGTGCTGCTGAACATTCCTCAGTTTATAATTTGATGAAAAAGCTGGAGGGAGAAGGCTGGGAAATCACATTCCTGCCATTGGACGAGGACGGAAGAATTAAGATTGACACCTTTATCAAAGCTGTTCGGCCTGAAACAGTGCTCGTTTCCATTCAGCATGGCAACCCGGAAATCGGAACCCTCCAGCCGGTCAAAAACATCGCTGAATACTGCAGGACCAATGGAATCCTGATCCACACAGATTGCGTGCAAACCTTTGGAAAGATACCAATGGACTCTCTTGCACGTTCCGTGGATGCCCTGTCTATTTCGGGCCACAAGTTTTACGGACCAAAAGGAACTGGAGTCGCCTATGTCAATCCGAAGCTTGCCTGGAAGCCATATATTGATGGGACCGTGCATGAAAAAGGCTTCAGGCCCGGCACTGTCAATGTCCCGGGAATAGCCGCCATGACCGTTGCTGCCCAAAAAGCGCAGTCACTGATCAAAACGGAGAATGATCGACTTAAAGAGTTAAGGACTATTCTTGTTGATCTTCTTGCAGGATCAAAAAACCCATATAAGATTTTTGGCATAGAAGGGGACGCTCAGCTCCCAGGAATCGTGGGAATGGCTATAAAAGGCGTGGAGGGGCAATTTGTCCTGCTGGAATGTGACCGTAGGGGATTCGCGATTTCAACCGGGACAGCCTGTCACACAGGACTATTAAGCCCTGCCAGAACCATGACGGCAATGGGCATCAATGGCAAAGAAGCAAAGGAATTTTTCAGGATTTCATTCGGGCGGACTACTGCAGCCGATGATGTGGTCGAACTTGGGAAACTCCTGGCGGTCATCTCTGGAAAGGTCGCAGCCGTTTAACTTCAGGCTGATTTATGGTAAAATTCACGAATGAAGAAGTCGAAGGAGAGATCGGTTATGAAGGAACCTACGAAAATCCTTGGGGATGAACGCCGGGAATTCATCCTGAAGCGCCTGCAGGAAAGCCGTGAGCCGATTACCGGCGGCGAGCTGGCAGCCATTACGAACGTAAGCAGACAAGTCATTGTCGGTGATATCACCCTGCTAAAAGCAAAAAATGAACCTATCATCGCTACAAGCCAGGGTTATTTATACATGCACGCCTCCCGGCCAACAGAGGCGGAACGGATCATTGCCTGCTCACACGGCCCTGAAAGGACTGAAGAAGAACTTTTGCTCCTTGTCGATCATGGTGTAACGGTAAAAGACGTGAAAATCGAGCATCCTGTGTATGGCGACCTGACCGCTTCCATCATGGTCTCGAACCGTTACGAAGTGAAGCAGTTCATGGAAAAAATAAAATCCACCAATGCTTCCTATTTATCAGAATTGACCGACGGCATCCACTTGCACAGCATTTCAGCCCCGACGGAAAAAGCACTGGATGAAGCGGAAGAAACGCTTAGAAAAGCAAATTTCCTTATTGATTTAGAACAGTAGAAATGCAAAAGATCCATCAGTGGCTGATGGATCTTTTTATATTTTATGGCTGGAATAGCTTCCGAGCATTTTAACGGTGCAGCCCAGTGCCTCCAGTTCGGCTATGGCCCCTGGAATCAAGACGTCATCCATTTTAAAATTGATATCAATAATGAAAAAATATTTTCCGAGACCGGTTTTCATCGGGCGGGATTCAATTTTGGAAAGATTGAGCTTCCTCCATGAAAATGCCGACAGGACCTGATGCAATGCTCCTGCCTGATCTGAAGGCAGGGTGATCATCAAGCTGGTCTTGAAATCTTCGCCCTTGTCGAGTTGAAGCTTGTTTTCCGGCTTTGTGAGAACTGCGAAGACAGTATGGTTATAACTATAATCATGGATATTTTGCTGAGCCATGGCCAGTCCTTCATATTCTTGTGCAGCAAGACTGTTTGCGATCGCCGCGATATTCCGTTCCGGATGATCTTTGACAAATTTGGCCGCTGCGGCTGTTGAAGCCATATGTTCGTGCGGTACTTTTTTAAATTCTTTATGTAAAAACTTATGGCACTGTGCAAGTGCGTGCGGATGGCTGCAAATTAGCTCCGCATTTCTCCAGTTTTCCAAATTGTCCTGGTGTACCAGCAAATGCTGCCTGATTGGCACCACCGCTTCACCAACAATCTGGAGATCTGTTTCATGGACAAGGTAATCGACTGTTAAGTTAACAGAACCTTCGATTGAATTTTCCAATGGGACAATCGCTGCGTCAATCTCCCCTTCTGTGGCCGCATCCATGCATTCTGGTATGCTGACGAACGGAATCCGCTCCGCTTCATGAAACAACTGCCTGGCTGCGTAATCTGTAAACGTCGCTTCTGGTCCAAGATATCCTACTTTCAAATCCATACCTCCCCCTGCTGTTATCTTTAAGCGCCTGTTCCCAGCACTTCAACTTTTTCTACAAATTCCATTTTTCTCAGCCTTGTCAGCATCTCGTCCATTTCGACTCTCATTTCGGTGATATTCAAGCTTAGCGTCACATTCGCCCTTCCCTGCAGAGGAATGGTCTGATGGATGGTCAAAACATTGCAGCCAGTAGCCGCAACAGTGCTCAGCAATTCCGATAGTGTCCCAGATCGGTCTTCAAGCTGAAAAAACAGTGAAATGATCCGCTCTTTCACAACCGTATGGAACGGAAAAACAGTATCACGGTATTTGTAAAAGGCGCTCCGGCTCAAGTCGACCCTCTGGACTGCATCCCAGACCGACTCCGCTTTGCCCCGTTCAATCATTTCCTTTGCCTCAAGCGTTTTTTTCATTGCTTCCGGCAGGACATCTTCCCGAACGAGATAGAATTTTTTATCTTGATTTTCCTTCATCTCAAATCACCCCATCAGAATGCTTCCTACTTTAAAGAGGAAAGCCGATTAACCTTTTGGCTAATCGACTCCCTGTCACCACCTGAGGCCTACTCTACGAATTCAAATTCATATTCCAGAAGCTTGACCGTATCTCCATCTTTTGCTCCTCTTTCACGGAGAGCATCATCAATACCCATGCCGCGCATCTGGCGGGCAAACCTTTGTACAGATTCATCTCTTGAAAAATCAGTCATTTTGAACAGCCTTTCTATACTGTCACCCGAGATAACAAATGTTCCATCCGGTTCGCGAGTAATCTGGAATTCCTGTTCTGCTTTTTCATGCTTGTACATAACGCGGTTTTCGTCTTTTTCCAATACCTCTTCATCAATAAGAGGGAACTCCGGCGTCTTTTCAATCAGGTCAGCTACTGCGAATAACAATTCACGCAGGCCTTCCCTCGTCACAGCTGAAATTGGGAAAACAGGATGTTCATCCCCGACTTTTTCCTTGAACACTTTAAGGTTCTCTTCCGCATCTGGCATGTCCATTTTATTGGCGACGATGACTTGCGGTCTTTCCGTCAGCCTTAAATTATATTCCTTCAACTCATTATTGATTGTCAGATAATCTTCATATGGATCGCGGCCTTCCGTCGCAGCCATATCGATTACATGGATGATGACCCTTGTACGTTCGATATGACGCAGGAACTGATGTCCGAGTCCCACTCCGGAGTGCGCTCCTTCAATAAGACCTGGCAAATCAGCTAAAACAAAGCTTCTTCCGTCTTCTGTTTCAACCATGCCCAGGTTTGGAGCGATAGTCGTGAAATGATATTCAGCGATTTTCGGCCTGGCTGCTGACACAACGGATAATAATGTCGATTTTCCTACACTTGGAAAACCTACAAGCCCTACGTCGGCAAGCAGCTTTAATTCCATGATGATTTCGCGTTCCTGGCCTGGCTCCCCTTTTTCGGAAAGTTCAGGAGCCGGATTGGCAGGTGTAGCGAAACGTG belongs to Mesobacillus sp. AQ2 and includes:
- a CDS encoding IscS subfamily cysteine desulfurase, which codes for MKYFDYAATCPLDRDAADIFIKASAEYFGNSQSLHEAGSAAANLLESCRQEFARLLDVEEAGIYFTSGGSEGNFLGIMALLSAKRKNGRHIITGAAEHSSVYNLMKKLEGEGWEITFLPLDEDGRIKIDTFIKAVRPETVLVSIQHGNPEIGTLQPVKNIAEYCRTNGILIHTDCVQTFGKIPMDSLARSVDALSISGHKFYGPKGTGVAYVNPKLAWKPYIDGTVHEKGFRPGTVNVPGIAAMTVAAQKAQSLIKTENDRLKELRTILVDLLAGSKNPYKIFGIEGDAQLPGIVGMAIKGVEGQFVLLECDRRGFAISTGTACHTGLLSPARTMTAMGINGKEAKEFFRISFGRTTAADDVVELGKLLAVISGKVAAV
- the obgE gene encoding GTPase ObgE, which encodes MFVDQVKIYVKGGDGGDGMVAFRREKYVPKGGPAGGDGGNGANVVFQVEEGLRTLMDFRYQRHFKAPRGEHGMSKNQHGKNSKDMIVKVPPGTIVSDAETGAIIADLVEHGQQAVIAKGGRGGRGNSRFATPANPAPELSEKGEPGQEREIIMELKLLADVGLVGFPSVGKSTLLSVVSAARPKIAEYHFTTIAPNLGMVETEDGRSFVLADLPGLIEGAHSGVGLGHQFLRHIERTRVIIHVIDMAATEGRDPYEDYLTINNELKEYNLRLTERPQVIVANKMDMPDAEENLKVFKEKVGDEHPVFPISAVTREGLRELLFAVADLIEKTPEFPLIDEEVLEKDENRVMYKHEKAEQEFQITREPDGTFVISGDSIERLFKMTDFSRDESVQRFARQMRGMGIDDALRERGAKDGDTVKLLEYEFEFVE
- the pheA gene encoding prephenate dehydratase is translated as MKVGYLGPEATFTDYAARQLFHEAERIPFVSIPECMDAATEGEIDAAIVPLENSIEGSVNLTVDYLVHETDLQIVGEAVVPIRQHLLVHQDNLENWRNAELICSHPHALAQCHKFLHKEFKKVPHEHMASTAAAAKFVKDHPERNIAAIANSLAAQEYEGLAMAQQNIHDYSYNHTVFAVLTKPENKLQLDKGEDFKTSLMITLPSDQAGALHQVLSAFSWRKLNLSKIESRPMKTGLGKYFFIIDINFKMDDVLIPGAIAELEALGCTVKMLGSYSSHKI
- a CDS encoding ACT domain-containing protein, which produces MKENQDKKFYLVREDVLPEAMKKTLEAKEMIERGKAESVWDAVQRVDLSRSAFYKYRDTVFPFHTVVKERIISLFFQLEDRSGTLSELLSTVAATGCNVLTIHQTIPLQGRANVTLSLNITEMRVEMDEMLTRLRKMEFVEKVEVLGTGA
- a CDS encoding transcription repressor NadR → MKEPTKILGDERREFILKRLQESREPITGGELAAITNVSRQVIVGDITLLKAKNEPIIATSQGYLYMHASRPTEAERIIACSHGPERTEEELLLLVDHGVTVKDVKIEHPVYGDLTASIMVSNRYEVKQFMEKIKSTNASYLSELTDGIHLHSISAPTEKALDEAEETLRKANFLIDLEQ